In the genome of Anas platyrhynchos isolate ZD024472 breed Pekin duck chromosome 21, IASCAAS_PekinDuck_T2T, whole genome shotgun sequence, one region contains:
- the OCSTAMP gene encoding osteoclast stimulatory transmembrane protein, which yields MESLRAGLGHISAAWLSVCAYCEDFLFPRVSRMAADLWCIYSKPVPAGSRELWALFLQCSCLTAVVGGLFYNWLFASLEYSWHLAVAMAVSFSLLLLLTLFLVHPARCVFSMIMPTLGTKQGRKLLLSTCIMIVAVNVTPNIVSNIKTILQVIKCICKNSSESLLNSTALLGTASWEFGEEIQAAGNSINIWRPMNGHFRFSLLHNSSLINQQMHLAGEKVRRDFLAVEELVKDSVRVGNKLVAGFSVLYLCFESAWYLKNYLTNLRFDNFYITKKLERLAVDRKTPHLLGGSSKNLIRPTGLKLSREEVLLCLVQALRLTVALTLMLVVVAMDHVAFRVADTAVRKVAHLSVVPVTLSIKYSAKIQLLPFILSLLQLPDIESTLRDFEKSYHHYLTFSSARCSISPPLPPNPSVLFVMVLLFCIIYATVFLETYARRLCRKIAASFFESREEERALYLYSKLSRKHAEEQSCPKN from the exons ATGGAGAGCTtacgggcagggctggggcacatCTCTGCTGCTTG GTTGAGTGTCTGTGCCTACTGTGAAGACTTTCTGTTCCCAAGGGTGAGCAGGATGGCGGCAGATCTGTGGTGCATTTACTCCAAGCCggtccctgcaggcagcagggagctgtgggccTTGTTCCTGCAGTGCTCCTGCCTCACCGCTGTGGTCGGAGGCCTCTTCTACAACTGGCTCTTTGCCTCCCTGGAGTACTCCTGGCACCTTGCTGTGGCCATGGCTGTCTCCTTcagcctgctcctcctcctgacCCTGTTCCTGGTGCACCCTGCCCGCTGTGTCTTCAGCATGATCATGCCCACGTTGGGCACCAAGCAAGGTCGGAAGCTCCTCTTGTCGACCTGCATCATGATTGTGGCGGTTAATGTGACCCCAAACATCGTGAGCAACATTAAAACCATTCTGCAGGTCATCAAGTGCATCTGCAAGAATTCCTCCGAGAGCTTGCTGAACTCGACTGCTCTGTTGGGGACAGCTTCCTGGGAGTTTGGGGAGGAGATCCAAGCAGCCGGTAACTCCATTAATATTTGGAGGCCTATGAACGGGCATTTTAGGTTTTCACTGCTTCACAACAGCTCCCTGATTAACCAGCAGATGCACCTGGCTGGTGAGAAGGTCAGGAGGGACTTTTTGGCTGTTGAAGAACTGGTCAAAGACTCCGTACGAGTGGGCAACAAACTGGTTGCTGGCTTTTCCGTGCTCTACCTCTGCTTTGAGTCTGCGTGGTATCTGAAAAATTACCTCACCAACCTCCGCTTTGACAATTTTTACATCACCAAGAAGCTGGAGCGTTTAGCTGTGGACAGAAAAACTCCTCACCTGCTGGGGGGCTCGTCCAAAAACCTCATTCGGCCCACGGGCCTGAAGTTGTCCCgggaagaagtgctgctgtgcctggtGCAGGCCCTGCGCCTCACTGTGGCCCTGACGCtgatgctggtggtggtggcaatGGACCACGTCGCCTTCAGAGTGGCAGACACAGCCGTGAGGAAGGTTGCTCATCTCTCCGTGGTGCCCGTCACGCTCAGCATCAAATACAGC GCTAAAATACAGCTCCTGCCTTTTATACTGAGTCTGCTTCAGCTCCCTGACATAGAATCAACCCTGCGGGACTTTGAGAAGAGTTACCATCACTACCTGACCTTCAGCTCTGCCCGCTGCAGCATcagccccccgctgccccccaacCCCTCTGTGCTGTTTGTCATGGTGCTGCTCTTCTGCATCATCTATGCCACCGTGTTTCTGGAAACCTACGCACGCCGCCTGTGCAGGAAAATCGCGGCCTCCTTCTTCGAGAGCCGGGAGGAAGAGCGAGCACTTTACCTCTACAGCAAGCTGTCCAGGAAGCATGCGGAGGAGCAAAGCTGTCCAAAAAACTGA
- the SLC13A3 gene encoding Na(+)/dicarboxylate cotransporter 3 — protein sequence MAALGALVKKVWSVRRVLVLLCAPLALVPVLLSLPPKEGRCLYVILLMALYWCTEALPLAVTALLPIVLFPFLGILPSNKVCPQYFLDTNFLFLSGLIMASAIEEWNLHRRIALRVLMLVGVQPARLILGMMLTTSFLSMWLSNTASTAMMLPIANAILKSLFGEKDTSKNMNREHEEIQASLQQNKLYTVPTELQFLASTEDKDLTEEKEVASDALSDLKKEEEYKTNIWKGFLISIPYAASIGGTATLTGTAPNLILLGQLKSYFPECDVVNFGSWFMFAFPLMLIFLLVGWLWISILYGGINLRGWRTKKSNIRVDAEARAREVIKEDYQKLGPTKFAEQAIFFFFCMFAIMLFSRDPKFIPGWASLFAPGFISDAVTGITIVIILFFFPSQKPSFRWWFDFKAPNTEMQPLLTWRKAQETVPWNIILLLGGGFAMAKGCEESGLSVWIGGRLHPLEGVPPPVAVILITIVIALFTEFASNTATIIIFLPVLAELAIRLKVNPLYLMIPGTIGCSYAFMLPVSTPPNSIAFSSGHLMVKDMARTGLLMNLMGVLLLSLAMNTWAKSIFQLGTFPAWANIHAENATLLLPAVENVTFSALNKI from the exons GAAGGACGATGCCTCTACGTGATCCTACTGATGGCCCTGTACTGGTGCACAGAGGCGCTGCCCCTGGCTGTGACAGCCCTGCTGCCCATtgtcctcttccccttcctgggCATCCTCCCGTCTAACAAAGTCTGCCCGCAGTATTTTCTAGACACCAATTTCCTCTTTCTCAGTGGTTTAATCATGGCTTCAGCCATTGAGGAGTGGAATTTGCACCGCAGGATCGCTCTCCGGGTCCTGATGCTGGTGGGAGTGCAGCCAGCCAG GTTAATTTTAGGGATGATGTTGACAACGTCCTTCCTGTCCATGTGGTTAAGTAACACTGCCTCCACTGCTATGATGCTTCCGATTGCAAATGCAATTTTGAAAAGCCTCTTTGGGGAGAAGGACACCTCTAAGAATATGAACAGGGAACATGAAGAAATCCAAG catCTTTACAGCAGAATAAACTTTACACTGTACCAACTGAGCTGCAGTTTCTGGCAAGTACTGAGGA CAAAGATCTGACGGAGGAGAAGGAGGTCGCCAGCGATGCACTCTCAGActtaaagaaggaggaagagtaCAAAACAAATATATGGAAGGGCTTCCTCATCTCAATCCCGTACGCAGCCAGCATTGGGGGAACGGCGACGCTGACAGGAACCGCACCAAACCTCATCCTTTTGGGACAGCTGAAGAG TTATTTTCCAGAATGTGATGTGGTGAACTTTGGTTCTTGGTTTATGTTTGCATTTCCTTTaatgctgatttttcttctcgTGGGATGGCTATGGATCTCCATCCTGTATGGAGGAATCAACCTGAG GGGCTGGAGAACAAAAAAGTCAAATATAAGAGTGGACGCAGAAGCCCGTGCCAGAGAAGTGATAAAGGAGGACTATCAGAAACTGGGCCCGACAAA GTTTGCAGAACAggcaattttcttcttcttctgcatGTTTGCAATCATGCTTTTCTCAAGGGACCCCAAATTCATTCCAGGCTGGGCGAGCTTGTTTGCACCAGG GTTTATCTCAGATGCAGTTACAGGAATCACCATCGTGATCATTCTCTTCTTCTTCCCAtcccaaaagccttccttcagGTGGTGGTTTGACTTTAAAG CACCGAACACGGAGATGCAGCCCTTGCTGACGTGGAGGAAGGCCCAGGAGACTGTGCCCTGGAACATTATCCTGCTGCTCGGAGGAGGCTTTGCCATGGCGAAGGGCTGTGAG GAGTCCGGCCTGTCTGTGTGGATAGGAGGTCGCCTGCACCCCTTGGAGGGCGTACCCCCACCCGTGGCAGTCATCCTCATCACGATTGTCATCGCCTTATTCACAGAGTTTGCCAGTAACACGGCCACTATTATCATCTTCCTGCCTGTCTTGGCCGAACTG gCCATTCGTCTGAAAGTAAATCCCCTCTATTTAATGATACCAGGGACTATAGGATGCTCCTACGCATTCATGCTGCCAGTCTCAACACCTCCTAACTcaattgcattttcttctggACACTTGATGGTCAAGGATATG GCAAGAACGGGGTTGCTCATGAATCTTATGGGAGTTCTGCTTCTTAGCTTGGCTATGAACACGTGGGCCAAGAGCATCTTCCAGCTGGGGACCTTCCCTGCGTGGGCTAACATCCATGCAGAAAATGCCACATTGCTCTTGCCAGCTGtagaaaatgtcacttttaGTGCACTGAATAAAATATGA